From the Armatimonadota bacterium genome, one window contains:
- a CDS encoding methyltransferase domain-containing protein, with amino-acid sequence MVPFSAMTALPPLPRAEIEELMDGPQPRALMDGCLRELAVLNRLLGVRGLVLRSLRRFVRPGDRALTIVEVASGGADLLRSFVLWGRRRGLRLHAVAIDRHPQAGAIAREWSAGIPEIAVLRGDARALPLADRSVDVALLATALHHLSPAGAVAALQELDRISRRGFVVTDLVRSRAAYLGAKLLARVLLRNPLTRVDGPRSVLRAYTADEVRALAADAGLQGARLTRHPLFRLALVKEATGATAG; translated from the coding sequence ATGGTCCCGTTTTCTGCGATGACCGCGCTCCCTCCCCTCCCCCGCGCGGAGATCGAGGAGCTCATGGACGGGCCGCAGCCCAGGGCCCTTATGGATGGTTGCTTGCGGGAGCTGGCCGTGCTCAACCGCCTGCTCGGGGTGCGGGGTCTGGTGCTGCGTAGCCTGCGCCGCTTCGTCCGTCCCGGGGACCGCGCCCTGACCATCGTAGAGGTGGCCAGCGGCGGGGCGGACCTGCTGCGCAGCTTCGTCCTCTGGGGACGCCGCCGCGGGCTGCGCCTGCACGCCGTGGCCATCGACCGCCACCCGCAGGCCGGGGCCATCGCCCGGGAGTGGTCAGCCGGCATCCCGGAGATCGCTGTGCTGCGCGGGGACGCGCGCGCTCTGCCCCTGGCCGACCGCAGCGTGGACGTGGCGCTTCTGGCCACCGCCCTGCACCACCTTTCCCCGGCCGGGGCGGTGGCGGCGCTACAGGAGCTGGACCGGATCAGCCGACGGGGGTTCGTGGTCACCGACCTGGTGCGCTCGCGGGCCGCCTACCTGGGAGCGAAGCTTCTGGCCCGGGTGCTGCTGCGCAACCCGCTGACCAGGGTGGACGGGCCGCGCTCCGTCCTGCGGGCATACACTGCAGACGAGGTACGCGCCCTGGCAGCCGATGCCGGGCTGCAGGGTGCGCGCCTGACCCGCCACCCGCTCTTCCGCCTGGCCCTGGTCAAAGAGGCGACAGGTGCGACAGCGGGTTGA
- a CDS encoding geranylgeranyl reductase family protein — MRQRVDVVVVGGGPAGAATALELAREGVEVVLLDRARFPREKPCGDFLHPLGTAVLEQLGVLAEVGSQAQSLHGMLLVSPQGREVFAPFPGGTGLAVRRAVLDDTVLQAARRAGAEVHTGRPARAVARHGQRWEIRTDQGTLEARVLVGADGMRSRVAQAAGLRRGPLRRGRYALSIYVRGLPAYPGWGEMHLGRETYCGVSLFPDGWARLALVLPREALGAQIRAAQTGKVARVLEDAMRAFPSLRARLPGVQVCAGLRAVGPLHPSTGPVVADGIVLVGDAAACTDPLTGLGVSLALSAASVAARTVAGALRRGECGAPALAPYARWHHRRLRGLTALLCLVDWLALRSSLIEPLTHAWQRRPPLASNFLGAIGGGATPGAVLHPAYAVRLLLACVSRT; from the coding sequence GTGCGACAGCGGGTTGACGTGGTGGTTGTGGGCGGCGGGCCGGCGGGGGCGGCCACGGCCCTGGAGCTGGCGCGGGAGGGAGTGGAGGTGGTCCTGCTCGACCGCGCCCGCTTCCCCCGGGAGAAGCCCTGCGGCGACTTCCTCCACCCGCTGGGGACCGCAGTCCTGGAGCAACTGGGCGTGCTGGCGGAGGTGGGTTCGCAGGCGCAGAGCCTGCATGGGATGCTCCTGGTCTCGCCGCAAGGCCGGGAGGTCTTCGCCCCCTTCCCCGGCGGCACGGGGCTGGCGGTTCGCCGCGCGGTCCTGGACGACACCGTCCTCCAGGCCGCACGTCGTGCCGGTGCCGAGGTGCACACGGGAAGGCCGGCGCGCGCGGTAGCCCGGCACGGACAGCGCTGGGAGATCCGCACCGACCAGGGGACGCTGGAGGCCAGAGTGCTGGTCGGGGCGGACGGGATGCGCTCCCGCGTGGCACAGGCCGCCGGGCTGCGCCGCGGCCCCCTGCGCCGCGGACGCTACGCCCTGAGCATCTACGTGCGCGGTCTGCCCGCCTACCCGGGGTGGGGGGAGATGCACCTGGGCCGGGAAACCTATTGCGGGGTATCGCTCTTTCCCGACGGCTGGGCCCGCCTCGCCCTGGTCCTGCCCCGGGAGGCGCTAGGGGCGCAGATACGCGCCGCGCAGACCGGGAAGGTGGCCCGCGTGCTGGAGGATGCGATGCGGGCCTTTCCCTCGTTGCGGGCGCGCCTGCCTGGAGTGCAGGTCTGCGCCGGGCTGCGAGCGGTCGGACCTCTCCATCCCTCAACCGGTCCGGTGGTGGCAGACGGTATCGTCCTCGTCGGAGACGCGGCGGCCTGCACCGATCCCCTGACCGGGCTGGGCGTAAGCCTGGCCCTGAGTGCGGCCTCGGTGGCTGCGCGGACGGTGGCCGGAGCGCTGCGGCGAGGGGAGTGCGGCGCTCCGGCCCTTGCGCCCTACGCCCGCTGGCACCACCGTCGCCTGCGCGGGCTGACCGCTCTTCTATGCCTCGTGGACTGGCTGGCCCTGCGCTCTTCCCTGATCGAGCCTCTGACCCACGCCTGGCAACGTCGCCCACCGCTGGCCAGCAACTTCCTCGGCGCCATCGGCGGTGGTGCGACGCCGGGGGCGGTCCTCCACCCCGCCTACGCCGTACGGCTGCTGCTGGCATGCGTCTCCAGAACGTAA
- a CDS encoding SRPBCC family protein: protein MRLQNVIYINAPWERVLALAADVERWPERLPHYRRVRLLQRQGRRTTAEMAARRGRIPVRWLALQEVRPEERRILFTHTGGLTRGMAVEWTFTPSSPGVRVAIVHVLPWRPPLSWIAEAIVGRLFIAPIANRTLRRIKALSEAGGAG from the coding sequence ATGCGTCTCCAGAACGTAATCTACATCAACGCCCCCTGGGAGCGGGTCCTCGCTCTGGCCGCGGACGTTGAGCGGTGGCCGGAGCGGCTCCCCCATTACCGGCGGGTACGCCTCCTGCAGCGGCAGGGGCGGCGGACGACGGCCGAGATGGCCGCCCGCCGCGGCCGCATCCCCGTGCGCTGGCTCGCCCTGCAGGAGGTCAGGCCGGAGGAGCGGCGCATCCTCTTCACCCACACCGGAGGACTGACGCGGGGGATGGCGGTAGAGTGGACCTTCACCCCCTCCTCTCCCGGGGTGCGCGTGGCCATCGTTCACGTCCTCCCCTGGCGGCCGCCGCTTTCCTGGATCGCAGAAGCCATCGTCGGCCGCCTGTTCATCGCCCCCATCGCCAACAGGACGCTGCGGAGGATAAAGGCGCTGTCCGAAGCAGGGGGTGCCGGCTGA
- the fabF gene encoding beta-ketoacyl-ACP synthase II — protein MQRRRVVVTGMGAITAMGYGSRGLLEGMRRGRSGVGRITRFDASGFTSQVAAEVSDFDPLQYMDAKRARRLDRFAQFAVAAARQAVEDAQLRLEDEDRDRVGVFVGAALGGGAFAEEQHEVYLREGLRRVKPALALAVFSGAASCNIAIEFNITGPTSANSDSCASATIAIGEALHAIRAGDADVFLAGGVECPLAPLIFGAFDLIRAMSARNDAPQAACRPFDRRRDGFVMGEGAAILVLEEYGRAVRRNAPLYGELLGYGTSNDAYHMTAPLPSGQQAARAMRQALADAGLAAEQIGYINAHASSTPLNDAVETAAIKLALGEHAYRVPVSGTKPMHGHALGASGAIEAALCLLALRHDYLPPTLNLDEPDPQCDLDYIPQVGRSARVDYILSNSFGFGGINAVLAFGRVA, from the coding sequence ATGCAGCGGCGGCGGGTGGTGGTGACAGGGATGGGCGCCATCACCGCCATGGGGTACGGAAGCCGCGGCCTGCTGGAAGGGATGCGGCGCGGCCGGTCGGGGGTGGGCCGGATTACCCGCTTCGATGCCTCGGGTTTCACCTCCCAGGTGGCCGCGGAGGTCTCCGACTTCGACCCTCTGCAGTACATGGACGCAAAGCGTGCCCGACGCCTGGACCGCTTCGCCCAGTTCGCCGTGGCCGCCGCGCGGCAGGCGGTGGAGGATGCGCAACTGCGCCTGGAGGACGAGGACCGGGATCGTGTGGGTGTGTTCGTTGGCGCCGCCCTGGGCGGGGGCGCATTCGCCGAGGAGCAGCACGAGGTTTACCTGCGGGAAGGCCTGAGGCGAGTCAAACCCGCCCTGGCCCTGGCCGTCTTCTCCGGCGCGGCCTCCTGCAATATCGCCATCGAGTTCAACATCACGGGGCCCACCAGCGCCAACTCGGACTCCTGCGCCTCCGCGACCATCGCCATCGGGGAGGCCCTGCACGCCATCCGCGCCGGCGACGCAGACGTCTTCCTGGCCGGCGGCGTGGAGTGCCCGCTGGCGCCGTTGATCTTCGGCGCCTTCGACCTCATCCGGGCCATGTCCGCACGCAACGACGCACCGCAGGCGGCCTGCCGCCCATTCGACCGCCGGCGCGACGGCTTCGTCATGGGCGAGGGCGCCGCCATCCTGGTGCTGGAGGAGTACGGCCGCGCGGTACGCCGCAACGCCCCGCTCTACGGCGAGCTCCTGGGGTACGGCACCAGCAACGACGCCTACCACATGACCGCGCCGCTACCCTCCGGGCAGCAGGCGGCGCGGGCGATGCGGCAGGCGCTTGCAGACGCCGGACTGGCCGCAGAGCAGATCGGCTACATCAACGCCCACGCCTCCAGCACGCCGCTTAACGACGCGGTGGAGACGGCGGCGATCAAGCTGGCCCTGGGGGAGCACGCGTACCGTGTGCCGGTCAGCGGCACCAAGCCCATGCACGGCCACGCCCTGGGGGCTTCCGGGGCCATCGAGGCGGCGTTGTGCCTGCTGGCGCTGCGACACGACTACCTCCCGCCGACGCTCAACCTGGACGAGCCAGACCCTCAGTGCGACCTGGACTACATCCCGCAGGTCGGCCGCTCGGCCCGCGTGGATTACATCCTGAGCAACTCCTTCGGCTTCGGGGGGATCAACGCCGTCCTGGCCTTCGGCCGGGTGGCCTAG